The following are from one region of the Vitis riparia cultivar Riparia Gloire de Montpellier isolate 1030 chromosome 9, EGFV_Vit.rip_1.0, whole genome shotgun sequence genome:
- the LOC117921915 gene encoding receptor-like protein EIX1, producing the protein MEKISILGFILAILYFITTELACNGHTRIDNNVQYEQKALIDFKSGLKDPNNRLSSWKGSNYCYWQGISCENGTGFVISIDLHNPYPRENVYENWSSMNLSGEISPSLIKLKSLKYLDLSFNSFKAMPVPQFFGYLKNLIYLNLSSAGFSGSIPSNLRNLSSLQYLDLSSEYLDDIDSEYFNNLFVENIEWVIGLVSLKYLGMNYVNLSLVGSRWVEVANKLPSLTELHLGGCSLSGSFPSPSFVNLTSLAVIAINSNHFNSKFPKWLLNVSNLVSIDISDNQLHGRIPLGLGELPNLQYLDLSWNFNLRRSISQLLRKSWKKIEVLNLAYNELHGSIPSSIGNFCNLKYLDLRDNLLNGSLPEIIKGLETCSSKSPLPNLMKLYLYYNQLMGKLPNWLGELKNLRDIATPGVYLNLGLNEMNGSLPDSIGQLSQLQGLDVSSNHLSGSLPDSIGQLSQLRVLDVSSNRLSGSLSEQHFWNLSLEVLDLSYNKLLGEVPAWIGAAFVNLVILNLRSNVFCGRLPSQLSNLSSLHVLDIAQNNLMGKIPITLVELKAMAQEQLIIYGLNDDSLYEERLVVIAKGQSLEYTKTLSLVVGIDLSDNNLSGEFPQEITKLFGLVVLNLSRNHITGQIPENISMLRQLSSLDLSSNKLSSTIPSSMASLSFLSFLNLSNNNFYGEIPFIGHMITFPELAFVGNPDLCGAPLATKCQDEDPNKRQSVVSDKNDGGYVDQWFCLSIGLGFAMGILVPFFVLATRKSWCEAYFDFVDEIVRWLLRGRATYAKNHPRRR; encoded by the exons ATGGAGAAAATTTCGATTCTTGGTTTCATTTTAGCTATTCTCTATTTCATAACAACAGAACTTGCATGTAATGGTCATACCCGTATCGACAACAATGTTCAATATGAACAAAAGGCTCTTATCGACTTCAAAAGTGGTCTCAAAGATCCCAACAATCGGCTTTCATCATGGAAAGGAAGCAATTATTGCTACTGGCAAGGAATTAGTTGCGAAAATGGCACAGGATTTGTCATTTCAATTGATCTTCATAACCCTTATCCTCGTGAGAATGTATATGAGAACTGGAGCTCTATGAACTTGAGTGGAGAAATTAGTCCTTCATTGATAAAACTCAAGTCTTTGAAATATCTAGATTTGAGTTTCAACTCATTCAAAGCCATGCCAGTTCCTCAATTCTTTGGGTATCTGAAGAATTTAATATATCTAAACTTATCGAGTGCTGGGTTTAGTGGAtcaattccttcaaatttaagGAATCTTTCTAGCTTGCAATATCTCGATCTTTCTTCTGAGTATCTTGACGATATTGATtctgaatattttaataatttatttgttgaaaatattgaatGGGTGATTGGCCTTGTTTCCTTGAAGTATCTTGGTATGAATTATGTTAACCTTTCATTGGTAGGAAGTCGGTGGGTTGAGGTGGCAAACAAGCTTCCAAGTTTAACTGAGTTGCATCTAGGTGGTTGTAGCCTCTCTGGCTCATTTCCATCCCCAAGCTTTGTTAATCTTACTTCACTTGCTGTTATAGCTATCAACTCGAACcacttcaattccaagtttcctaaatggcttttaaatgtTAGCAACCTTGTATCCATTGATATAAGTGACAATCAATTGCATGGGAGAATTCCACTTGGTCTTGGTGAGCTACCCAATTTGCAATACTTAGATCTATCTTGGAATTTCAATCTCAGGCGCAGTATCTCTCAACTATTGAGGAAGAGTTGGAAAAAGATAGAAGTTCTAAATTTGGCTTATAATGAATTACATG GTTCAATTCCAAGCTCCATTGGAAACTTTTGCAACTTAAAATATCTGGATTTGAGAGATAATCTCTTGAATGGAAGTTTACCTGAGATTATCAAAGGACTTGAAACCTGCAGTTCTAAAAGTCCTTTGCctaatttgatgaaattatacTTGTACTACAATCAATTGATGGGAAAATTGCCGAACTGGTTGGGTGAGCTTAAAAATCTTAGG GACATTGCAACACCTGGAGTATATCTGAATCTTGGATTGAATGAGATGAATGGAAGTCTCCCAGATAGTATTGGACAACTTTCTCAACTGCAAGGCTTGGATGTTTCTTCCAATCATTTGAGTGGAAGTCTCCCAGATAGTATTGGACAACTTTCTCAACTGCGAGTCTTGGATGTTTCTTCCAATCGTTTGAGTGGAAGTCTCTCTGAACAACATTTTTGGAATCTGA GCTTGGAAGTTCTTGATCTTAGTTACAACAAATTGTTGGGTGAGGTTCCTGCATGGATTGGAGCTGCTTTCGTAAATCTGGTAATACTCAACTTGAGGTCGAATGTGTTTTGTGGAAGACTTCCCTCCCAGCTTTCAAATTTAAGCTCCTTGCATGTCTTAGACATTGCACAAAACAATCTGATGGGTAAAATTCCAATCACTTTGGTTGAGCTTAAAGCCATGGCTCAAGAGCAATTGATTATATATGGGTTAAATGACGACTCCTTGTATGAAGAACGATTGGTTGTGATTGCCAAAGGCCAAAGTCTTGAATATACCAAGACTCTTTCTCTTGTTGTAGGCATTGACCTATCCGACAATAATTTAAGTGGAGAGTTTCCCcaagaaataacaaaattgtTTGGTTTGGTGGTTTTGAACTTGTCGAGGAATCACATCACTGGCCAAATTCCTGAAAACATTTCAATGTTGCGACAATTGTCATCTCTTGATTTGTCAAGCAATAAGCTTTCCAGCACCATTCCTTCAAGCATGGCCTCATTGTCATTCTTGAGTTTTTTGAATCtatcaaataacaatttctaTGGTGAGATCCCCTTTATAGGGCATATGATAACCTTCCCCGAGCTGGCCTTTGTGGGAAACCCTGATCTATGTGGAGCTCCATTGGCCACAAAATGCCAGGATGAAGATCCAAATAAAAGGCAAAGTGTTGTTAGTGACAAAAATGATGGTGGCTATGTTGATCAATGGTTTTGCTTGAGCATTGGCTTGGGATTTGCCATGGGCATCCTagttccattttttgttttggcaACAAGGAAATCTTGGTGTGAggcctattttgattttgtagatgaAATTGTCAGATGGTTGTTGAGAGGAAGAGCAACCTATGCCAAAAATCATCCTAGAAGGCGATAA